The region CTATTTAAGggtgtataataataaaaagtctttCTTATCATACGGTTATAGTCTTTTAAACTTcatatttatcagtatttttacTACCAATCAGAAGTCtggaataattaatatatttttttaaaggtgttgaaagaagtcttttctgctcaccaaggctacatttatttcactgtaaaaacagtgattgtgaaatactgaaatacagaatttctttgaaataaaaatcttttgtaacataaatgtcctTACTCTTAATTCTTGCTgcataaaaaatctgaaatatatttatgtaaatatatttaccgTCAATTATGTTACCAAAATAATTgtctatttttgtatatttacagtatatttcaaatatattcagtatctgaaaatatgtatttttgccATATGGTTTCTAATGTAAGTCAGTTATGAGTtaatcacactgaaaattccattCCATTTAGAAAGCAACtgcttaaataaattaaattaaattaattgtgtgctgtttttattatgttattatagtagtgttaaaatgtttgttaaagtgTTAAAGCAATAAACTACAGCAATAAGTTTTGCAAGACGTAAAACCTGTTTCACAAGATCGTGTTGACTGTCTTTTAGGCTGCACATGATTTGCCGCCAATGTCATTGCATTACTGTTATACACTTGATGGTTAATTTGCTGGTAAAAGGGGATCGGGGCACTACTGATCACATAAAGTAGCTTAAATGATCAGATCTCGGACTTCTACATCTCTTGTATTTCACTCTTGAGTTGTATTTGCATAATACacctaaaaaaatgtttttaacaatagCCACAATTGTGCTGATCTCTGCTTCTACCTGTCCTACAGCATACCACAGACTGCAAATAAAACCATATTCATAAAAGAGTTGTTTGTCTGAGCCTGACTTCTCTataaacttcaaataaataattatcagtgAATCAGTTTTTGAGTGAGTGAATGGTAGAAATCCTTTCTGGAATGAATATCTGTTTCCAGTGAACACCACAACCAAATCTGATCAGTAAATCAATGGCTACTGAGCAAACGTCACACAGTTGGAGATTTCTCTTTACATAGATGCATGGATGTTCAGTATAccatcaatgaaaaaaataaattaaaataaaacatgcccCAAAccttttgaatagtagtatatcaataaactgttatttgaaaataaataaatgtaaaaaaaaataaataaataaataaataaaaaaagtgatgtctttacttatttatatacttttaaataaaaaaattaaaaaaatcaaaagtttgcATTGAAATTTGCTAGTTAAAGCCATTATTCTTAATTTTTGCATTGATAATTCAAAGCATAACATTTAACCCTGAAACATTTTGAATACCATTGCACAAAACGTGTTAAACTTGACAAattgcatggtttttttttttttttgtgtgtgtgtgtgtgtgtaataagagCACACCAAActtgattgataataataataataatacactgatATTACACTGACAGCTCTACTTTTGAcatcagttaaaaataaataaataaaaaacttagagtccttaaagggtttgttcacccaaaaatgactcaccctcatgtcgttccaaacccgtaagacctccattcatcttcagaacacaaattaagatattttttgatgaattccgagagctctctgaccctcacatagacagcaatgtaatgaacacgatcaacatccagaaacgtagcaaggagatcattaaaataatccatgtgacatcagtggttcaaccgtaattatTTGCAGCTATGAgattactttttgtgtgcaaagagaactaaattacgactttattcaacaattagtcTCCGTGTCACCCTATAACACCATTTTTGAGAACATACACTGATTATtctttatttagtatttagtcTCCGTGTCACCCTATAACACCATTTTTGAGAACATACACTGaacagcatacgttgtttacgttcagtggatactctccagaATGGCGCCGTTTCCTTTTtcgattattttaacgatgtccttgctatgtttctggaccttgatcataGTAGTAtacttgctgtctatgggagggtcagaaagctctcagacttcatcaaaaatattgatCATAGTATGTTCTGGAGATGAAAAAAGGTCTTAATTTGTTTCCGGAAACGAGGTTTGGACGTCTaacatgtttggaacgacatgttcattttggggtgaactatccctttaagtttagtGTTAaccttttgaaattaaaatgtaaaacaagatactactactactaataataaaaagttaaaattatttgcAGAGCCACTTAGTCTGGGTCATCCTCCAGGAAACTGGCACACAACAAAGATCTCATAATTACATGGTCACAGTTTAAAAATAGTTGAAATGGCGTGAGGAAAAAGTGACGAAGCAAAACCTGACTCACCTCCACCTGAGCGTCTCTGTAAAGTTACATCACATCAGACACACCGGATAAGGAGCTGTTTCAAAAAGTATTATGCAATACATACAATTTGTCTTTGGAATTTGAGTCATGTGGTGTTTCTTCAACAGGTTTAGTGAGTTTGATGCGATGAGGTCATCATGTCAAATTCAGTATAAAAATCCCCATGCTCGTCTGATCAGCACACAACGGATGGTGGAAACAAACACCAGCCTAAAGCAAGACTGAAGACTATACCCACATCTACTGCAGTCGAAGCTTCTCTGGTAAAATCACTTATGAACTCtttgtataaaatgctttaagcTTATTTATCTAAATGCTACTTCAGTTTATAACTGTATCAAAATATGCAAGAATAATGAACCACTTGGTCGTAGAAAACCTAATGCAAAGTGTTTACCAATTGCATTGCTAAAGGGCATAATgataaaaaacatgtttgtaattttaataatctacTTGGTCTTGACCACCCAAACTTTAGCCTTGGGAACCTGTCAGAAAAATTGCTTGTCACTGGGTTAATACCCTTAAAAAGGCATCTTTGTATGTTATCTGCCCATTAAATgttcatattagtaccttaaagtgGTAATATTGTACTACTTAGGGggaaataaggtacaaagatgtccaAGTGACAAGCACTTTTTATGACAGTTTTCCAAGGCTAGAGTCTGGGTGGTAAAGGCACATTTCTGGACAATTTTGCTGAGAACAAATCCAGAAGATTGCTGGCTGCATTAGTGATTATGTTCCTTCACTTCAAGCACTGTATGAAGAGAATAGACTGattgtttaatttggatttttccaTTGCTATGTGTTTAATCTCCAGAGAGAGATGAAGGTGAAGATGTTGGCCGTGTTGGCTCTGGTTCTTCTGTCTCCAGTGCGAGTGAGGGACGGATTCTCAGTAAATGTGAGCTGAAGTCCCAACTCGAGGCGGCATTTGGGGGAAATCAGGGAGGAAATGGACCTGCAACTGTCACTAATGGGCCTGGAAACGTAACTGTGCCTGGAGACATGCCTGGAAACGTAACTGTGCCTGGAGACATGCCTGGAAACGTAACTGTGCCTGGAGACATGCCTGGAAACGTAACTGTGCCTGGAGACATGCCTGGAAATGAAACGGTGCCTGGAGACATGCCTGGAAACGTAACAGTGCCAGGAAATACAACTGTAAATCCACTCATCGCCCAAAGTAAGTGTTGCAAGGGTAAACACTGTCAGTTGACAACTAGTAATGATACAAATGTAAGCCAAGagtgtttctgtctttctttcagttGTTTGTTCTGTGGAGCATGTTTCGAAGTTCGACACCAGCCTGGTCACCACCATCCAAGAAGACCCCAGACCTCCAGTGAGACCTCCAGTGAGACCCCCTGTCAGACCACAACAACAACCCAATGAAAGACCAGGGGGAAAACCTGGACGTCCCGGCAGAAGGGGAAAGAGATCTCATGCTGGGGCACTCAGGAGGCCAGCTGGATTTTCTCGTGACAATTCCGAGAGTTCCGAGAGTTCCGAGAGTTCTGAGGAGAATGTCGCCACAAGACTGTTTGGAATCTTCCAGCTGAGCGACCGTGTGGCCTGCGATTCCGGATCCGGCCAGAGTCTGAACATCTGCAACATGAACTGCAGAGGTAAGTCACGTTACAAAAGTGATTATAAACAGAATAGACTGAACCCAATCTCATGAGAAATGTAACTAATTTATTGGGCggtgattttaaataaattcacacaatgcgatttgtttgcaaaaaaaaattattcaatttttttccaACATAATTTTTCTCTTAAAGCTCTGACTGACGATGACATCAGGGATGACATCAGGTGCTTGAAGACCCTGCTGGACAGCGCAAGAAATGCGTAAGTTGTCATCTTTTGTCCCACTAATCACATGATCACCTTTTACATTCCCATTGGTAGTCACCACATTCTGTCACTGCTCACAGATCACATTTGTAGCATATTTCtgcaaaataaacacattataattGAAAATGGACAATTCTTCATTGTAAAACATTCCAATATTACCAAAAGCAACTAAACAAgtgtatttttctaataaatgttcCTGTTTTCTTACAGCACTGTTTCAGCCTTCGCTTCTCCACCCAATAAAATGTAAGTCAGACGATTATAAGATGGTATGAGTCAAGAGAAATACTGactagaaatatattattttattttattcaatacttgAAAGCATACAAGtcttaatgaaatacatttataaaatatatttcggACAATATACATAAGAAATTGGCAAAAATATATGATGAAATAGAAGTAACTAAAACTTATTGGAAATATATTTctgtacatatttttacattaatattagcaatatatttttaaccACAGAAATAAGCTTTGCAAGATGTAACCCTTCTTTTACAagattgtgttttttgtcttttaggcCACTTGTAATTCTCTCTGTGAACGAGTGCCGCAACATCAATCCTGCGCAGTACTTTGCTGAGTGTCGCTGAAACATTCAAcgtttctacagacatgaataTTCTGTTAAATTTCATCCCAACGTATTATTGTAATAAACCCTACAGGAACTACTGATCACATGAATAAGTTCTCAGACCCTTGTATTTTACTGTTGCATTTTCTGCCATAATGTACCTGGAAAATATTCTCAAAACAGCCTCAGTTAGGCTTCCTCAgaatgcaaataaacaaatattttaaaaaaaatatatacacttgtCTAAGTTTGTCtttacaataaaaacaccaacaaatCAGTGTTTGCATGAGTGAAAGGTTTTGTTTTCTAACACAAAACAAGTGTTATACCATCCAAGAAGTCTGGTTTGCATGGTCTATTTAACCTCTGCTGCTAGATATGGTAACTACACCATCTGTCTGGAAAGATCATCTTTCTCCACACGATGGCCATTCAAAAAGTAGCCATGCATTctcataaaatgattttttttttttaaagagctcaaatcatttatttttgtgctgtggttgttttatgtctttttttgtgCAATGAATCACAATAAAAGATCAACTCTGTTTAACCAAATCTATTGTGCAAAGCCTTCTACCATGgacatattatattacataagcATATTAATGATACTGACCATGTTATCTCCTTTGAACACAGTATGCTCCATgcatcattaaaaatgcattaatatattaaaatatagaatataaaaatgtattatttattacataaattaaaaaatacaaattaaataaattattggtatatataataaaaaagaattgcACATCCACAAGCATACGATGAATAATCGTTGAAATTGtgcttaaaaataattgtttgtgcTTTTATCCAATTTCTTATTTGTTCTGTGCCATGTGAAGTTCACATTTACATGTtgaaacaacaacacacaaaggTCAAAGCAAGCATCTTCGAACAAACCAAGTATTTGTGTGCTATTTGAATACACTCAAATGAGCCCTCGCAGTGAAGCTCAGAGATTTGGACCAAGACACTGACCGAAATTTTCAGCTTTCAAAAAGAAGATTTTTCAGACTGACCATGTAATGCatctaaagtaaaaattaaagcTCAATCGCATATGAGAATAAGCTCATCTGTCTTAATCAGAAAAGCTGCATAAAAATTTTTTCCTGAGAACAAAACTCATCTGATGTGACAATGCAGAAGATAATATTTGATTTGAATAGTTTTCATTGCATAATTCACAATTGC is a window of Cyprinus carpio isolate SPL01 chromosome B1, ASM1834038v1, whole genome shotgun sequence DNA encoding:
- the LOC122135986 gene encoding uncharacterized protein LOC122135986; this translates as MPGNVTVPGDMPGNVTVPGDMPGNVTVPGDMPGNETVPGDMPGNVTVPGNTTVNPLIAQIVCSVEHVSKFDTSLVTTIQEDPRPPVRPPVRPPVRPQQQPNERPGGKPGRPGRRGKRSHAGALRRPAGFSRDNSESSESSESSEENVATRLFGIFQLSDRVACDSGSGQSLNICNMNCRALTDDDIRDDIRCLKTLLDSARNATVSAFASPPNKMPLVILSVNECRNINPAQYFAECR